From the genome of Oceanispirochaeta sp. M1:
AAACTGCATTACAGGCTGCATCCATTCTTCAAGAGGGTAATCTGAAAGAGAATGAGAAGACCCTAAGCTCAGAAATCCTTTCACTGGATCTTGACGGCAGAGAAAGGGCCGTAATTCTTCTGGGGCAGTACTATCCTCTGCTTAAAGAAAAAGAGACCCTGCAGAAACTGAATAAACTCTCTGCTCTTGAGAATCTGACAAACAGTGAACAGGAGAAGATAAATCTATACAAGGGGATATGGAATTACTGGGCTGGAAACAGCCTTGAAGCTGCTTCAGCATTTGATTCTATTATGAGTGCTGATATTTCCGTATACAGCGCAGAAGCTCAGTATTATACAGCAAAGATGCTGGGGGATCTGAAGGAGTGGAAGAAGGCAGGTGATGCATTCCTCCGTATCCGCTATCGTTATCCTGATCAGCAGGCATGGGTCGAACGGGCTGTTTATGATGCAGCTCTGGCCTATAAAAAAGCGGGAGATCTGGCAAGCTACAACAGAACTGCCGCAATGCTTAAAGAGACATTCCCTGATTCTGAACTCAATGTAAAACTTTCAGAAGAGGCCGCATCAGCTATTGAGGAAAGTCCCGAAGAAGGTGGCATGAATGGGATTGATGAACTTGAAACCCTCTCTCCTTCGGTAGACATACTACCCCTTATGGAAGAAGAGTAGCTTCAGTTTTATAAGAAAAAAATCAATACTTGAAACTGCTGTCGCCTATGAATTCCCGGAGAATTGAATCTGTTGGAACCATATTCGATGGCAGAGGTGAAAAATTATTAATAAAGTTAAGCAGTCTCTGTGCCTCTGCATAAACCTCTCTATCGGGGCTTATACTTTTCAAAAGAGGTTCTGCGTACATTCTTAAAACTGCCAGTTCATAGTCCAGAGCGGAATTAAAAGCTGCATCAGCCCTGTCCTGGTTCGGGAAGATATTCTTCTCTTCTCCCCGCCTGACAGAGGGCCATATTGAAATTGTTTTTTCTGCATCATAGTTGCGGAACTGATGGTCTCTTACCATCCTTCTGATCAGTCTGTTATCCGTAGTTGCAATTCTAGTATGATCATCCAGATTTAACTGTGTGAGAGCCGAAATATAGACCTTAAATATGGCAGAGGGATCAATTGAAGGGGTGAGATCCCTGTTCAATCCATGGATTCCCTCCATGACCAGAATACTTCTATCATCCATTTTCAGGATTCGTCCCTGCTCCTGACGACCACCTTTCTTAAAATCAAATACTGGGAATTCAGTCTCTTCACCTTTAAAAAGCTGCAGCAGATTTTTATTGAGCAGCGGCACATCAAGTGCACCCAGGGCTTCCAGATCGGGTTTTCCGAACTCATCCTCGGGCACCTGATCTGGAGGAAGATAATAGTCATCCAGGGAGACCATCACAGGATTAAATCCTACAACCTGAAGCTGAATACATAATTTTTTTGTGAATGTTGTTTTACCCGATGATGAAGGACCGGCAATAAGGATGACCTTAACATCTCCCTTCCGCTCAAGAATGCTGTCAGCAATTTTAGCAATCTTTTTATTATGCAGTGATTCACAGACCCTGATAAAATGCTCGCTCTGTTTTTTATCAGCAACCATGCTGTTCATCTTGCCCACAGTGTCGGCATTCAGAATTTTACCCCAGGCCTTGTACTCGCTGTAGATTGAAAAAAGAAGAGGTTCATCTTTGAATGGACTCAGTTTATCCGGCGTTTTTGACGGTGGATATCTTAAAAGAAATCCGTCGGAATAGGGCATTATATCAAAAAATTTCAGAAACCCTGTTGAGGGCAGAAGTATTTCATGCCTCAATGCCATGTATTTATCAGAGCGGTTTATTCTTACTTTAGATGAATTGGAAGACTTAAGAAGAAGAACTGTATCGTTCTGATTCATCTGTTCAAAATAATTTCGTGCCTCCTTCCAGGAGCGGAGATCAGGAATGATGGGATGATCTTCATTGATAATAGCCTTCATCCTCTTTTTAATCAGATCAAGATCCTCTTCTGAGAAACAGCGATTACCAAGAAGGTGATAGTAGTAACTGTGTCCAAGAGAATGACTGAGAAAAAGCCTGTGTGAAGGAAAAAGTTCCCGTGCGGCCATCTCAAGCACAAAGCATAGAGTTCTGCGGTAGAGGCGTATCCCTACGGTTGTATCAAGGTAGACAGGCTTTACAGCCCCATTTACTTCAATACATGAGTTGAGGGAGTATAGTTCATTGTTGAAATAGGCTGCTACCAGAGGATAACTTTCTTCACCCTCCTGGTTTTTAAAAACCTGGGCCAGAGTTTCATCAGATTTTAAAAAATGAGTTGTATCATCATATATTACTTTGAATTCTTTCATCGATTATCTACCTACCTGATATCTAGTTTAGTATACCTTTGGAAAGGCGAAAAGAAAAAAAAGAGACAAGCTGAGCCTGTCTCTTAAAATTACTCCCCCGAACAGACTCGAACTGCTGACATGATGGTTAACAGCCATCCGCTCTACCAACTGAGCTACAGGGGAATATTTCAATGAAAAAAATATACACAGGAGGCAGAAAACTGTCAACCGAAACTGTGAATAGAGTCTAAAAAACAACCATAGAGACAAGCGCATTCAGGACAGTACATATTTTTCAACTATCCTGAATTTCCTACATGCACATGATAAACAGATTTACGAGCGTCCTTCTACAGTCTGCTTAGAGTTAAATGCGGGATCCCGGGAATATTCTATTCATTTTGCAGGGAATAAGCTGTCTGATGAAATGCTCTCTCCGTTTTATTATCATAAATCTTCCGATATACTTGCTTAAAATGAAAAACATGTGAGGTTCCTATCCTTGAAGGGACTGATCCTATAGGACACGTTTAGGCAGAAAGTCTGAGAAGGAATCCGTCACTGTTTATCATTTTCTGTTTCAATATCCGTATGTCATCCTCGGAAAAGCAGAGGATTCTGCGGTACAGACGAATACCTATCGTGAAGTCCATGAATACCGGCTTAACATGTCCTTTTACACTAAACCAAAAGAAGGTGAAAAGAAAAAAAACAGAATTTACTGAAGATGTGTCATTTCTACTGTCTTGAGTCAGTTTTTGAGAATTCCTGAAAACCGATTATGTTCAAGCATTACATTTACAACATTATTATCCTTAGTGTCACCAAGATGAATACAAATTCACCATTGACATACGAAAGATTTCGTAATAGTCTCATTTTGAGGTAATCATGAAGAGATTGACAGAGCTGGAATCAAAAATATTAAAAATAATCTGGAAACTGGGCTCCCGGGCAACAGTCAACCAGATACTGGAATCCTGGGAAGAAGATAAAACCCCCCAATACACAACCATCCTCAAAACACTTCAGATAATGGAGCAGAAGAAACTCATCGATCATGAGAAAAATGGTAGATCCTACACATATTTCCCACTCGTTTCGAAAAATGAGCTCTCTATTAATCAGATTAAAAATCTTGTCTCCATTTTTTTCGGGAATAATAAAGTCGCCATGGCAACAACCCTCATCAACTATGAAAAATTGAATAAAGAGGAAATCAATGAATTAAAAGCACTCATTGATAAAAAAGAACAGGAATTGAAGGATGAGTGATTTTGTCAGGTCAATGCTGATTACATCACTGAAGACTCAGATTCTTTTTAGCCCATTAATAATTTTCTATCTGATTTGCTTTATCAAAAAACTATCCCCATCTTTCAGATGGATTGTTCATAGAGGGGCAACAGTAATGTTTTTGGGATTGCCAGTCCTGTTTATCCTGATGCACTTTTCATTGAGTTTTGTCACAGATCGTCTGGAGATCGCTCCTGAGATAGACATCAATAGAGAATGGACTCCCGAATTTCAGGAGAGTCCTGAACAAAATGAGTCTACTTCTGCCCCTATCGAGAATTTTACTGCTGATGTAATTGATAATGAAGTCGAACAGAATGGAATAGAACCAATAATAAAATACAGTATTCCGAAACAGATAGAGCCAAAGAGAAGGATCTATCCGTATGGTATTAAACTATTAAACCTGCTCCCATTTATCCCCTGTTTTCTTATCCTTCTGCTTTTCATAACAGTTCTAATACAGAGTGTGGAAGAAAGAAAAATAATTAAAACCAGCAGCAGAAGGGTATACAGAAATTATCCGGTCTATTATTCAAAAAAAGTTCATTCTCCATTCTCAACGGGATTTTTCTCCAAAAAAATATTTGTTCCCTACAGTTATTTAAATAAAAAAAAGACCATGTCTATTTTAATCCATGAACTGGCTCATATTGAAGGGAATCATAATCTATGGACACTTTTGGAAAGCCTTGTTATCTGCCTGAACTGGTACAATCCTCTGTGGTATCTATACAAAAATTGTGGTGAATTATTAAAAGAATTACTGGCAGATCAGAGTGTTACCAATAAAAAAGATGTCATTGAATACAGTAGATTAATAATTGAAGAACTTGAATCTTTGAAAAATCATAATCATCAATACCTAGCAACGGGCTTTATTAAAAAACGAATAATAAAAGAAAGGATTAGCAACATGATGAACCCCATTACTCAAAAAGCGACTAAAGCTATAAAAATAGCCGGTCTGGCAGCGATTTTTATTCCTCTTGTTTTAACAGTATTGATCGGCTGTTCAGAAGCAAAGGAAATCATTGATCCAAATGATTTTTCCTATGTAAAAATATCTGAATTGAGTGTTATAAATGAAAGCTTCAATCTGGTTCTCGGTGAAAATGGTGAAAATAAAGATTCTTTTAATGACAGTATCATTTATTCAACACCTGAGGACGAGATCGTACTGGCTCTAAGAGATGATAAAAGTATACGTTTTAGCTATTACAATCAGTCAGGTGAAATTAGTAATCAGATATCCATAGAGGCAAATCGGGATGATATTTTCTCCTTTGCAGTAGATCATCTCGGGGATCTTTTTGTTTTTATCTATGACTCTGAAAGGAACTCTGGACGCTTGATAAAGTACCTTGATGATGATTCCATCGAGGAAATAATGAGTCTTAAGGATGTTCAAATCTGGCCCGGAATTAAAATAGAAGTTGATGGTAGTGGGACTCTGTATGTCAAAAATGAAGATATGCTGGAAGTTTACAAAAATGGTAAAAGGGTGATGAAAATTGGAGAGGTACCCATTCGTTCCATGACGATATCCCCCGATGGAGCATTATATTATATCTCCTGGGACAATCTGAAACAGATTAATATCATGAATAGTGAGACCAGTGAAATTAGGCAGTTTGAGACAGCTTATGAAAACTCTGTAATAAGCTTCCATGACGATAGATTGCTGATAATGGATACCAAGGGGATTAAGGAGTATGATGATTCCAGCTTTAAAGGCTACATAGCAAACAGTGAAGACTATCCGGAGCTGATGACACTGTTCAGTACTGATTTCATCAAGATTGATAATTCAATTTATATAACGTCATGGAATTCCAATTCCGGGGAGCTCTTTTTACATCAGTTGAAAATTACAGATAAAGAAAGAGACGCAGATAACAGACCGTCAATGACGATTCGGATGCCGCCCTATCTTCACTCTTCTATGGAATATGCAGCAAAAAAATATAATCAGACGTCAGCAAACGTTAAAATTGTCGTCTCCCAATATGAGAACAACAATGAAAACTGGGAAGCATATACTCAGAAATTAAGCACCGAAATACTGGCAGGAAATGGACCGGACATTATCTATCTCTCATATCTGCCCTATAAAGAGTATATGGCAAAAGGAGTTCTGGAAAATTTGAATCCCTATCTTGAGGATGATTCCTTTAATAGAGACGATTATCTGCCGGCCCTGACAGCGGCTGAAACTGACAGGGGGCTTTATGGACTCGCAACAGATATATGGGATGATGATATAACCTTCTCCGTTAAAGAATCAGTTATGAAAAAATATGGTTATTCCGGTTCCTATATTGATATACCATGGGAAGAACTGCTTGAAATAGCAAAAAAAGAGAGAAGAACGGACAGTAACGGGATGGAAATCTACCCCTTCGGTATCCCAGAATTTGATGAGCACAGTATGTTCTTTTTAGGAAAGATTCTAATCATGAACAATTACTTTCTGAACAGAGAGAGCGAAGAATTCGATGAATATGGTTTCAAAAGCTATCTGGAGATAATAGATACAATTAAAAATGGAGATATTGTAAAATCGGGTATCTCCGGAGCGGTTGGAATGTATAACTCTATGGAAGAAGGGTCCACAGTCTTCCTCAGTAATCGAATACAGGAATTCTGGACTGATCTTATTCATAAAAAGCATATTTTTAATGATGAACCGGTTATGATCGTACACCCGATTTTAGCTAACAATGATCTACACTTCAGAACCACTCTGCTCGGGATCAACAGCCATTCGGAATACAAGGATGAAGCCTGGGACTTCCTGAAAACCGTATTTACAAAAGAATATCAGGAGAAGATGTTTATTCATTCAACGCCTGTACATAAGGAACTTCTTAAAGAGAGAACCATCGCATCATTAAAAAACTCGGAACAATTCCATTGCAGTTTTTCTGATGACTCCGGAACAATGAGATACGATGGTCTGGCAAAATATACAGAAGAGGATATAAATAATTATTACAGAATAAATGAAAAGTTCAGACATATTCCGTATCGGATCAGAGCCCTGGATAAAATAGTTTTCGAACAGCTAGATCCATTTCTGGAAGGGACAATTTCTAGAGATGAGACTGCCTCCATGGTCAAAGAACGGGTAAACACCTATATAAACGAATGAACTTACCAAACAAAGAAACCGGCTGGATATTCCTTTTTATAGGCCCAAGCCTGGCCGGTTTTTCCCTTTTTTACCTGATTCCTTTTATTATGAGCGTCTATAACTCGTTAATCGATTCTCCATTTAACAGGGAGTTTGCAGGATTAAGGAATTATATCGATCTGATACAGAATCCTGTTTTTCAAAGAGCACTTATCAACTCTGTTCTTTTTACGGGATTATCTGTCCCTCTGCTTGTTTTTTTGTCACTGGCCCTTGCACTGCGCCTGAACAAAGCGACGTATAAGAGGGGATTATTCAGAACTCTGGCTATAACTCCGCTGGTCTGTCCAACGGCCTCCATAGTCATTGTCTGGCAGATACTGTTCAAGAGGTTCGGACTCCTCAACTCTTTCCTTCTCTGGATGGATTTTCCTCCCATTGACTGGCTGAATTCCGAGTATTCCCTGCTGGTAATTATCTCTCTCTTTATATGGAAAAACCTGGGGTACAATATGATCCTTTTTCTAGCCGGATTAAACAGCATACCCAAGTCATATTTTGATGTGGCCAGATGCTATGGTGCCGGTTCATTGTTCATTTTTTTCAGAATCACACTGGCATATCTGGCTCCTGTAACAATCTTTGTAGTCATTATATCAATAATCAACTCATTTAAAGTATTCAGGGAGATATTTCTTCTGACGGGTTATTACCCTGATAAGCGTTTATACATGATTCAGCATTATATCAATAATACCTTTGTAAAACTGGATCTTCAAAAACTGTCATCAGCCAGCGTTATTATGGCGTTTCTCATTTTTATTCTGGTTTATTATCTGTTTAACAGAGGAAAAAAGGACCTTTCTTATGGATAAAAAAAAGATAAGGGCTGTCGTCCTTCTCCCGATAACCGCTGTTCTTGTTTTTCCACTTATTATGATATTGTCGAACTCTTTTATGTCGGAAGAGGAGATTCTGATGACCTACTATGCCGATAAAGAATTGCCTAATCTCGTCCTGATTCCCCAGAATGTCTCTTTTGATCAGTATTTAAAGATTCTGGTCAAAGAAACAAAATATCTCTCTTATTTTTGGAATTCGGTGATTATTACATCAGTAATTCTTACGGGTCAGGTAATAATAGCTTCAATGGCTGCATTTGGCTTTACGGTTTATGTTTTTAAAGGACGGGAAA
Proteins encoded in this window:
- a CDS encoding carbohydrate ABC transporter permease, producing the protein MNLPNKETGWIFLFIGPSLAGFSLFYLIPFIMSVYNSLIDSPFNREFAGLRNYIDLIQNPVFQRALINSVLFTGLSVPLLVFLSLALALRLNKATYKRGLFRTLAITPLVCPTASIVIVWQILFKRFGLLNSFLLWMDFPPIDWLNSEYSLLVIISLFIWKNLGYNMILFLAGLNSIPKSYFDVARCYGAGSLFIFFRITLAYLAPVTIFVVIISIINSFKVFREIFLLTGYYPDKRLYMIQHYINNTFVKLDLQKLSSASVIMAFLIFILVYYLFNRGKKDLSYG
- a CDS encoding BlaI/MecI/CopY family transcriptional regulator, which translates into the protein MKRLTELESKILKIIWKLGSRATVNQILESWEEDKTPQYTTILKTLQIMEQKKLIDHEKNGRSYTYFPLVSKNELSINQIKNLVSIFFGNNKVAMATTLINYEKLNKEEINELKALIDKKEQELKDE
- a CDS encoding nucleoside kinase, which produces MKEFKVIYDDTTHFLKSDETLAQVFKNQEGEESYPLVAAYFNNELYSLNSCIEVNGAVKPVYLDTTVGIRLYRRTLCFVLEMAARELFPSHRLFLSHSLGHSYYYHLLGNRCFSEEDLDLIKKRMKAIINEDHPIIPDLRSWKEARNYFEQMNQNDTVLLLKSSNSSKVRINRSDKYMALRHEILLPSTGFLKFFDIMPYSDGFLLRYPPSKTPDKLSPFKDEPLLFSIYSEYKAWGKILNADTVGKMNSMVADKKQSEHFIRVCESLHNKKIAKIADSILERKGDVKVILIAGPSSSGKTTFTKKLCIQLQVVGFNPVMVSLDDYYLPPDQVPEDEFGKPDLEALGALDVPLLNKNLLQLFKGEETEFPVFDFKKGGRQEQGRILKMDDRSILVMEGIHGLNRDLTPSIDPSAIFKVYISALTQLNLDDHTRIATTDNRLIRRMVRDHQFRNYDAEKTISIWPSVRRGEEKNIFPNQDRADAAFNSALDYELAVLRMYAEPLLKSISPDREVYAEAQRLLNFINNFSPLPSNMVPTDSILREFIGDSSFKY
- a CDS encoding extracellular solute-binding protein — encoded protein: MFLGLPVLFILMHFSLSFVTDRLEIAPEIDINREWTPEFQESPEQNESTSAPIENFTADVIDNEVEQNGIEPIIKYSIPKQIEPKRRIYPYGIKLLNLLPFIPCFLILLLFITVLIQSVEERKIIKTSSRRVYRNYPVYYSKKVHSPFSTGFFSKKIFVPYSYLNKKKTMSILIHELAHIEGNHNLWTLLESLVICLNWYNPLWYLYKNCGELLKELLADQSVTNKKDVIEYSRLIIEELESLKNHNHQYLATGFIKKRIIKERISNMMNPITQKATKAIKIAGLAAIFIPLVLTVLIGCSEAKEIIDPNDFSYVKISELSVINESFNLVLGENGENKDSFNDSIIYSTPEDEIVLALRDDKSIRFSYYNQSGEISNQISIEANRDDIFSFAVDHLGDLFVFIYDSERNSGRLIKYLDDDSIEEIMSLKDVQIWPGIKIEVDGSGTLYVKNEDMLEVYKNGKRVMKIGEVPIRSMTISPDGALYYISWDNLKQINIMNSETSEIRQFETAYENSVISFHDDRLLIMDTKGIKEYDDSSFKGYIANSEDYPELMTLFSTDFIKIDNSIYITSWNSNSGELFLHQLKITDKERDADNRPSMTIRMPPYLHSSMEYAAKKYNQTSANVKIVVSQYENNNENWEAYTQKLSTEILAGNGPDIIYLSYLPYKEYMAKGVLENLNPYLEDDSFNRDDYLPALTAAETDRGLYGLATDIWDDDITFSVKESVMKKYGYSGSYIDIPWEELLEIAKKERRTDSNGMEIYPFGIPEFDEHSMFFLGKILIMNNYFLNRESEEFDEYGFKSYLEIIDTIKNGDIVKSGISGAVGMYNSMEEGSTVFLSNRIQEFWTDLIHKKHIFNDEPVMIVHPILANNDLHFRTTLLGINSHSEYKDEAWDFLKTVFTKEYQEKMFIHSTPVHKELLKERTIASLKNSEQFHCSFSDDSGTMRYDGLAKYTEEDINNYYRINEKFRHIPYRIRALDKIVFEQLDPFLEGTISRDETASMVKERVNTYINE